One stretch of Streptomyces sp. NBC_00443 DNA includes these proteins:
- a CDS encoding acyl-CoA dehydrogenase family protein, translating to MSLFEMSDRAKKYQADLLEFMDSRVYPAEAVYDEQMRASGDPHFHPPVIEELKAEARRRGLWNLFHPHPDWGPGLTNLEYAPLAEIMGRSHIASEACNCNAPDTGNMEVLTLFGSDEHKEKYLGPLLDGTMASAFAMTEPRVASSDATNIELRMERDRDEYVLNGRKWFASNAMHKNCKVLIVMGKTDPTAAPHRQQSMMVVPIDAPGVTVVRNLPVFGYADREGHAEIIFEDVRVPAKDVLKGEGEGFAISQARLGPGRIHHCMRAIGAAERALELMCRRAQSRVTFGSPVAERSNIQDWIAEARIDIEMIRLLTLKAAYLMDTVGNKEARTEIAAIKVAAPDIALKIVDRAIQVHGGAGVTDDFPLAMMYAHLRTLRLADGPDEVHKRAIAKQELRQYRDTTAAVS from the coding sequence ATGTCCCTGTTTGAGATGTCGGACCGCGCCAAGAAGTACCAGGCGGATCTGCTCGAGTTCATGGATTCACGCGTCTACCCCGCCGAGGCGGTGTACGACGAGCAGATGCGCGCGTCGGGCGACCCGCACTTCCACCCGCCGGTCATCGAGGAGCTCAAGGCCGAGGCGCGCAGGCGTGGACTGTGGAATCTGTTCCACCCGCACCCGGACTGGGGCCCCGGTCTGACCAACCTCGAGTACGCGCCGTTGGCGGAGATCATGGGCCGCAGCCACATCGCCTCCGAGGCCTGCAACTGCAACGCGCCCGACACCGGCAACATGGAGGTGCTCACGCTGTTCGGCAGCGACGAGCACAAGGAGAAGTACCTGGGGCCCCTGCTCGACGGAACGATGGCTTCGGCCTTCGCGATGACCGAGCCGCGTGTCGCCAGCTCCGACGCCACCAACATCGAGCTGCGGATGGAGCGCGACCGCGACGAGTACGTGCTCAACGGCCGCAAGTGGTTCGCCTCGAACGCGATGCACAAGAACTGCAAGGTGCTCATCGTGATGGGCAAGACCGACCCCACGGCGGCCCCACATCGCCAGCAGTCGATGATGGTCGTCCCGATCGACGCCCCCGGGGTCACTGTGGTCCGGAACCTCCCGGTGTTCGGGTACGCGGATCGCGAGGGCCATGCGGAGATCATCTTCGAGGATGTCCGGGTGCCGGCCAAGGACGTACTCAAGGGCGAGGGCGAGGGTTTCGCGATCAGCCAGGCCCGGCTCGGGCCCGGTCGCATACACCACTGCATGCGGGCCATCGGCGCGGCCGAGAGGGCGCTGGAACTGATGTGCCGGCGTGCACAGTCACGGGTGACCTTCGGCAGTCCGGTCGCCGAACGGTCCAACATCCAGGACTGGATCGCGGAAGCGCGTATCGACATCGAGATGATCCGCCTGCTCACGCTCAAGGCCGCCTATCTCATGGACACGGTCGGGAACAAGGAAGCGCGCACCGAGATCGCGGCCATCAAGGTGGCCGCCCCCGACATCGCGTTGAAGATCGTCGACCGCGCGATTCAGGTGCACGGGGGAGCCGGAGTGACCGACGACTTCCCCTTGGCGATGATGTACGCGCATCTGCGGACGTTGCGGCTGGCGGACGGTCCCGACGAGGTTCACAAGCGGGCCATCGCCAAGCAGGAACTGCGGCAGTACCGCGACACCACGGCGGCGGTGAGCTGA
- a CDS encoding SDR family oxidoreductase gives MTGLDLTGRTAVVTGASRGIGLAVAQAIAAAGGNVVLTSRSQEAADAAAAQVKGTAVGIGAHAVDEEAAQRCVDLTLERFGSLDILVNNAGTNPAFGPVIDQDHGRFAKTFDVNLWAPVLWTGLATRAWMGEHGGAVVNTASVGGMASEANIGLYNASKAALIHLTRQLAMELSPKVRVNAVAPGVVRTKLAEALWKEHEQAVSASVALGRIGEPADIASAVAFLVSDAASWITGETMVIDGGQLLGDALPFRQGAGIGV, from the coding sequence GTGACAGGACTCGATCTCACCGGTCGCACCGCCGTCGTCACCGGGGCCTCACGCGGTATCGGGCTGGCGGTCGCCCAGGCCATCGCCGCGGCCGGCGGAAACGTCGTCCTCACCTCCCGGTCCCAGGAAGCGGCGGACGCCGCCGCGGCCCAGGTCAAGGGCACGGCGGTCGGCATCGGTGCGCATGCCGTCGACGAAGAGGCGGCCCAGCGCTGTGTGGACCTGACGCTCGAGCGCTTCGGCAGCCTGGACATCCTCGTCAACAACGCGGGGACCAACCCGGCGTTCGGGCCGGTCATCGACCAGGACCACGGTCGGTTCGCGAAGACCTTCGACGTGAACCTGTGGGCGCCCGTCCTGTGGACGGGTCTGGCCACGCGGGCCTGGATGGGGGAGCACGGCGGTGCGGTCGTCAACACCGCGTCGGTGGGCGGCATGGCCTCCGAGGCGAACATCGGGTTGTACAACGCCTCGAAGGCCGCACTGATCCATCTCACCAGGCAACTGGCCATGGAACTCTCGCCGAAGGTCCGCGTCAACGCGGTGGCACCGGGTGTGGTGCGCACGAAGCTGGCCGAGGCTCTGTGGAAGGAGCACGAGCAGGCGGTGTCCGCCTCGGTGGCGCTGGGCCGCATAGGGGAGCCTGCCGACATCGCCTCCGCGGTCGCCTTCCTCGTCTCGGACGCCGCGAGTTGGATCACCGGCGAGACCATGGTGATCGACGGGGGGCAACTGCTCGGTGACGCGCTCCCGTTCAGGCAAGGGGCCGGCATCGGTGTCTGA
- a CDS encoding phosphotransferase family protein, with the protein MSDADILGIDAGAVGRWFATLGVDFAGPLAFERIGLGQSNLTYLVQDQDGRRWVLRRPPLGRLLASAHDVAREARILRALEGTAVPTPRVLGLTDDPAVTEVPLLLMEFVDGEVVDRMSIARSLTPERRRAIGMSLPRTLAKIHAVDLEAAGLTGLAGHKPYAQRQLKRWSAQWERSRTRELPVLEDLTRRLVAAVPEQCELTLVHGDFHLRNVITSYDSGEVSAVLDWELSTLGDPLADLGSLLAYWPAKSENTLSDFVATALDGFPPREELVAAYSAASGRDLKALGYWHAMGLWKVAIIGEGVMRRAMDEPRNKAASGTPTAARIDALVAKAHEVADMAGI; encoded by the coding sequence GTGTCTGACGCGGACATTCTCGGCATCGACGCCGGGGCGGTGGGCCGCTGGTTCGCAACCCTCGGCGTCGACTTCGCCGGGCCCTTGGCCTTCGAACGGATCGGGCTGGGCCAGTCGAATCTGACGTATCTCGTACAGGACCAGGACGGCCGCAGATGGGTGCTGCGGCGCCCGCCACTGGGTCGTCTGCTGGCGTCGGCGCACGACGTGGCCCGCGAGGCGCGGATTCTGCGGGCCCTGGAAGGCACCGCCGTCCCGACCCCGCGGGTGCTCGGGCTGACCGATGATCCCGCCGTGACCGAAGTCCCGCTGCTGCTCATGGAGTTCGTGGACGGCGAGGTCGTCGACAGGATGTCGATCGCGCGGTCGTTGACGCCCGAGCGCCGCCGGGCGATCGGGATGTCGTTGCCACGGACGCTGGCGAAGATCCACGCGGTCGATCTCGAGGCGGCCGGGCTGACCGGTCTGGCCGGCCACAAGCCGTATGCGCAGCGTCAGCTCAAGCGGTGGTCGGCCCAGTGGGAGAGGTCCAGGACCCGCGAGCTGCCCGTCCTGGAGGACCTCACCCGGCGACTCGTCGCGGCCGTGCCGGAGCAGTGTGAACTGACGCTCGTGCACGGGGACTTCCATCTGCGCAACGTCATCACCTCCTACGACAGCGGGGAGGTGAGCGCGGTGCTCGACTGGGAGCTGTCGACACTGGGAGACCCGTTGGCGGACTTGGGCAGCCTGCTGGCCTACTGGCCGGCCAAGAGTGAGAACACCTTGAGCGACTTCGTCGCGACGGCTCTCGACGGTTTCCCGCCCCGCGAGGAACTCGTGGCGGCCTACTCGGCGGCGTCGGGACGCGACTTGAAGGCGTTGGGCTACTGGCACGCGATGGGACTGTGGAAGGTGGCGATCATCGGGGAGGGCGTCATGCGCCGCGCGATGGACGAACCGCGGAACAAGGCCGCGTCGGGGACCCCGACCGCTGCGCGCATCGACGCACTGGTGGCGAAGGCCCACGAAGTCGCGGACATGGCAGGCATCTGA
- a CDS encoding TetR/AcrR family transcriptional regulator: protein MSGIVESAGTEALRQPADGHEGMDRPEAATGEHRTVRSALLDAALEAFTERGYADAGLAEIAARAGIPVGSLFQHYGGKRGLYLALWEEFREEQERRTAATLTAERGRGVDDPIALFVAGARAYLEGAWNNRRLGRLIAEDDGPAGFDALRRQWDRAWVRRNARLLEVDEKRRAGRVRVRVLTTVIGGAARELGDCGDETEALEIVDEVCGILIHLTAPTG, encoded by the coding sequence GTGAGCGGCATCGTGGAGTCTGCCGGGACCGAGGCGCTGCGTCAGCCGGCGGACGGGCATGAGGGAATGGACCGGCCGGAGGCAGCCACCGGGGAGCACCGTACGGTCCGCAGTGCGCTTCTTGACGCAGCGCTGGAGGCGTTCACCGAGCGCGGTTACGCCGACGCCGGTCTCGCCGAGATCGCGGCGCGCGCCGGCATCCCGGTGGGCAGCCTCTTCCAGCACTACGGCGGGAAGCGAGGGCTTTACCTCGCCCTTTGGGAGGAGTTCCGGGAGGAACAGGAGCGCCGGACCGCAGCCACGCTGACCGCCGAGCGAGGCCGTGGCGTGGACGACCCCATCGCCCTCTTCGTGGCGGGAGCCAGGGCGTACCTGGAGGGTGCCTGGAACAACCGGCGGCTCGGCAGACTCATCGCGGAGGACGACGGTCCCGCGGGCTTCGACGCCCTGCGCCGCCAGTGGGACCGCGCGTGGGTACGGCGCAACGCCCGGCTCCTGGAGGTGGACGAGAAGCGACGTGCCGGCCGGGTTCGGGTGAGAGTGCTCACCACCGTGATCGGCGGTGCGGCACGCGAGCTGGGCGACTGCGGGGACGAGACGGAGGCCCTGGAGATCGTGGACGAGGTATGCGGCATCCTGATCCATCTGACGGCACCGACCGGCTGA
- a CDS encoding helix-turn-helix domain-containing protein — translation MRALLEEDRGRGDTLATTIRAFAEADLNLRLAADRLRVHHNTAHYRLRRIEERTGRNPRRIADLLELLVALAIRDGAGEGGDCR, via the coding sequence GTGCGTGCGCTGCTGGAGGAGGACCGCGGACGTGGCGACACGCTGGCGACCACCATACGGGCCTTCGCGGAGGCCGACCTCAACCTGCGGCTGGCCGCCGACCGGCTGCGGGTGCACCACAACACGGCGCACTACCGATTGCGCCGGATCGAGGAACGCACCGGGCGCAATCCGCGCCGGATCGCCGACCTCCTGGAACTGCTGGTCGCCCTCGCCATCCGCGACGGGGCCGGGGAAGGTGGGGATTGCCGGTGA
- a CDS encoding ATP-binding cassette domain-containing protein has protein sequence MAAARLKTTALDGVAFTVEPGTAVGLIGPNGAGKTTLFNCLTRRCTPDAGTVRFEDEDLLALPPHSVAGRGIARTFQNLGLFPRLSGPGERHGRLPQPGAYGTPRRGAPAAPRPAGGEGTT, from the coding sequence ATGGCTGCCGCGCGGCTGAAGACCACGGCACTGGACGGTGTCGCGTTCACCGTCGAGCCGGGCACCGCCGTGGGGCTCATCGGACCGAACGGAGCCGGCAAGACCACCTTGTTCAACTGCCTCACCAGGCGCTGCACCCCTGATGCGGGGACGGTCCGGTTCGAGGACGAGGACCTGCTCGCCCTCCCACCGCACTCCGTGGCCGGGCGCGGAATTGCCCGCACCTTCCAGAATCTGGGTCTGTTCCCACGGCTCAGCGGTCCGGGAGAACGTCATGGTCGGCTCCCACAGCCGGGGGCATACGGGACACCTCGCCGCGGCGCTCCGGCTGCCCCGCGTCCGGCGGGAGGAGAGGGAACTACGTGA
- a CDS encoding ATP-binding cassette domain-containing protein: MVGSHSRGHTGHLAAALRLPRVRREERELRDQADDLLRRLGLADVADHPASGLPFGTLKRVELARALAVRPRLLLLDEPVNGLSHGEVDQF, translated from the coding sequence ATGGTCGGCTCCCACAGCCGGGGGCATACGGGACACCTCGCCGCGGCGCTCCGGCTGCCCCGCGTCCGGCGGGAGGAGAGGGAACTACGTGACCAGGCGGACGACTTGCTACGGCGTCTCGGTCTGGCGGATGTCGCCGACCACCCCGCCTCCGGGCTGCCGTTCGGCACGCTCAAACGCGTCGAACTCGCCCGGGCGCTCGCGGTACGGCCCCGGCTGCTGTTGCTCGACGAACCCGTCAACGGGCTCAGCCACGGCGAGGTCGACCAATTCTGA
- a CDS encoding catalase family protein, translating to MDPVSYEDYRPAERPGYQAELDAVVAQVAQRTGASVEREAVGRAVRTAHGKTYGLLKATVTVGDNRGSHAQGIFARPTVYDAVVRYSNGLGHQRPDHQLGAACGMGIKLFGVPGRSLLADEPDTGTFDLNLINNDVFFANTAYDYMVIEELFAELPEGLANPARRKTWMAEFLTRRGTLTDPAGWLWDELFAMLSFTTVPRRNLLSYTYNSMGAFRYGDHIAKIRTVPTAESLAALTHQIVDVRADNEAFRRTLVAEATERDHSFELQVQLNTDLARMPVDNTSVKWPEESSPWVTVARVDLPRQDIGGEDNVAAADATSITPWRSREEHRPIGEIQRVRQEVYRRSSIERHRINGQQRREPVSSAQLLG from the coding sequence ATGGATCCCGTCAGCTATGAGGACTACCGCCCCGCCGAACGTCCGGGCTATCAAGCCGAGTTGGACGCAGTGGTCGCACAGGTGGCGCAGCGGACCGGCGCCTCCGTCGAGCGCGAGGCCGTCGGCCGCGCCGTCCGTACTGCCCACGGAAAGACGTACGGCCTTCTCAAGGCCACCGTCACGGTTGGTGACAACCGCGGCTCCCACGCCCAGGGCATCTTCGCCCGGCCCACCGTGTACGACGCCGTCGTCCGCTACTCCAACGGCCTGGGCCACCAGCGTCCCGACCACCAGCTGGGCGCGGCGTGCGGGATGGGCATCAAGCTGTTCGGCGTCCCCGGCCGGTCACTGCTGGCCGATGAACCGGACACCGGTACCTTCGACCTGAACCTGATCAACAATGACGTCTTCTTCGCGAACACCGCGTATGACTACATGGTCATCGAGGAGCTGTTCGCGGAGCTGCCCGAAGGCCTGGCGAACCCCGCCCGCCGCAAGACCTGGATGGCGGAGTTCCTGACCCGCCGGGGCACGCTCACCGATCCCGCCGGCTGGCTGTGGGACGAACTGTTCGCCATGCTCTCGTTCACCACCGTCCCGCGCAGGAACCTGCTTTCGTACACCTACAACAGCATGGGTGCCTTCCGATACGGCGACCACATCGCCAAGATCCGTACCGTGCCGACGGCCGAGTCCCTGGCCGCCCTCACACACCAGATCGTGGACGTGCGCGCGGACAACGAGGCGTTCCGCCGCACGCTGGTTGCCGAGGCCACGGAGCGCGACCATTCCTTCGAGCTCCAGGTGCAGCTCAACACCGATCTGGCTCGTATGCCGGTGGACAACACCTCCGTGAAGTGGCCCGAGGAGTCGTCCCCCTGGGTGACCGTCGCCCGTGTGGACCTCCCGCGTCAGGACATCGGCGGGGAGGACAACGTGGCGGCCGCCGACGCCACGTCGATCACACCGTGGCGCTCCCGGGAGGAGCACCGGCCCATCGGCGAGATCCAGCGGGTGCGGCAGGAGGTGTACCGGCGCTCGTCCATCGAGCGGCACCGCATCAATGGACAACAGCGGCGCGAACCGGTCAGTAGCGCGCAACTGCTCGGTTGA
- a CDS encoding putative quinol monooxygenase, which produces MIFITAKFRVRPEHADRWPDIAADFTEATRREPGCLWFDWSRSVADPTEYVLVEAFRDDEAGAAHVQSAHFRAAQQTLPPHLIETPRIVNANIPQEDWSLLGEMAVPEQG; this is translated from the coding sequence ATGATCTTCATCACCGCCAAGTTCCGAGTCCGTCCCGAGCATGCCGACCGGTGGCCGGACATCGCCGCCGACTTCACCGAAGCCACGCGCCGGGAGCCCGGCTGCCTCTGGTTCGACTGGTCGCGAAGCGTGGCCGACCCCACGGAGTACGTCCTGGTCGAGGCCTTCCGCGATGACGAAGCAGGCGCTGCTCACGTGCAGTCGGCGCACTTCAGGGCCGCGCAGCAGACGTTGCCGCCCCATTTGATCGAGACACCCCGCATCGTGAACGCGAACATTCCGCAGGAGGACTGGTCGCTGCTGGGCGAGATGGCCGTCCCCGAGCAGGGGTAG